The following proteins are co-located in the Solanum pennellii chromosome 1, SPENNV200 genome:
- the LOC107011923 gene encoding uncharacterized protein LOC107011923: MEQLSEEEKKALRGSKFAPLPSAPSSSRSQPRLAHPGGPMKTNKAAALAKFLDRKLQDPSGLSSLDPRLIELAVNNAKHTLQASGTSSRGRIVQHVDSFGDSEESAEDEEVKISVQKKGKKNKKRKKMKKEKQRKKLEVSSNGMAKKPKKKLKL; encoded by the exons ATGGAACAACTGagtgaagaagagaaaaaggcGCTTCGTGGAAGCAAATTTGCACCGCTACCTTCTGCACCTTCGTCTTCTCGTTCTCAACCTAG GCTGGCTCATCCAGGAGGACCTATGAAGACGAATAAGGCAGCAGCTTTAGCGAAATTTCTTGACAGGAAATTGCAGGACCCTAGCGGCTTGTCATCTCTTGATCCTCGTCTCATTGAACTCGCCGTCAATAATGCTAAACATACTCTTCAAGCCA GTGGGACATCAAGTAGAGGAAGAATTGTTCAGCATGTGGATTCTTTTGGTGATTCTGAG GAATCTGCTGAAGATGAAGAGGTAAAAATATCTGTCCAAAAAAAAggtaagaaaaacaaaaagaggaagaagatgaagaaggagaaacAGCGCAAG AAATTGGAGGTGTCTTCAAATGGAATGGCCAAAAAAcctaaaaagaagctgaaactATGA